One stretch of Halobacillus litoralis DNA includes these proteins:
- the rpsT gene encoding 30S ribosomal protein S20, which produces MPNIKSAKKRVRTNDDARSLNAAFKSDMRTAVKRVEKLVESKDVENAKEALPTAVKKIDKAVQRGALHQNTGNRKKSRLTKLVNAL; this is translated from the coding sequence ATGCCTAATATTAAATCAGCGAAAAAACGTGTACGTACGAATGATGACGCTCGTTCTTTGAATGCAGCTTTCAAATCTGACATGCGTACAGCGGTTAAACGTGTAGAAAAGCTTGTTGAAAGCAAGGATGTAGAGAACGCGAAAGAAGCACTTCCTACAGCTGTTAAGAAAATCGACAAAGCTGTTCAACGTGGTGCCCTTCACCAGAACACAGGGAACCGTAAAAAATCCCGCCTAACAAAACTAGTCAACGCATTATAA